One Caldisericia bacterium genomic window carries:
- a CDS encoding MOSC domain-containing protein: DFGVSGDVHGGTEREVSIFPIECMKNVPEEIRKTINPFDMTENIMIMGIPPFLLKEGKKLRIGEAEILIIKIGKEKFVNEGKPYIVSREGRFGKVISGGRVRIGDRVILI; encoded by the coding sequence GGATTTTGGAGTCTCTGGTGATGTTCATGGAGGAACTGAGAGAGAGGTCTCCATCTTTCCAATAGAGTGTATGAAAAATGTGCCAGAAGAAATTAGAAAAACTATAAATCCATTTGATATGACAGAGAATATAATGATAATGGGTATTCCTCCATTTCTGTTGAAGGAGGGAAAGAAATTGAGGATAGGAGAGGCAGAGATTTTAATAATTAAGATAGGTAAGGAAAAGTTTGTAAATGAGGGAAAACCATACATTGTATCAAGAGAGGGAAGGTTTGGAAAGGTAATAAGTGGAGGAAGGGTAAGGATAGGGGATAGGGTGATTCTAATTTAA